One Betta splendens chromosome 16, fBetSpl5.4, whole genome shotgun sequence genomic window carries:
- the LOC114842529 gene encoding rRNA 2'-O-methyltransferase fibrillarin-like: protein MRPGFSPRGDRGGRGGGRGGFGGRGGFRGGRGGGFKSPDSGGFRGRGGGRGTPRGRGTPRGRGGRGGFGGGRKVLVEPHRHEGVFICRGKEDALVTKNMVVGESVYGEKRISVEEGETKIEYRAWNPFRSKLAAAILGGVDQIHIKPGAKVMYLGAASGTTVSHVSDIVGPEGLVYAVEFSHRSGRDLLNVAKKRTNIIPIIEDARHPHKYRMLVGMVDVIFADVAQPDQTRIVALNAHNFLKNGGHFVISIKANCIDSTAAPEAVFASEVKKMSSENMKPQEQLTLEPYERDHAVVVGIYRPPPKQKK, encoded by the exons ATGAGACCAG GCTTTAGTCCACGTGGGGACCGAGGCGGacgaggtggaggcagaggaggattcGGTGGACGCGGAGgcttcagaggaggcagag GTGGAGGCTTCAAGTCACCGGACAGTGGTGGATTTCGAGGCAGAGGGGGTGGCAGAGGTACACCACGAGGCAGAGGTACCCCacgaggcagaggggggaggggaggctttggaggagggagaaaagtcTTGGTTGAACCCCACAGACATGAAG GTGTGTTCATTTGCAGAGGGAAGGAGGATGCTCTGGTAACAAAGAACATGGTAGTGGGAGAGTCTGTGTATGGAGAAAAGAGGATCAGTGTCGAG GAAGGAGAGACAAAGATTGAATACAGAGCCTGGAACCCATTCCGTTCTAAGCTGGCAGCAGCCATCTTGGGAGGAGTAGACCAGATTCACATCAAGCCTGGTGCCAAGGTTATGTACCTGGGAGCTGCCTCTGGCACCACAGTGTCACATGTTTCTGACATTGTAGGACCA GAGGGCTTGGTCTACGCTGTGGAGTTCTCTCATCGCTCAGGCCGTGACCTCCTCAACGTGGCTAAGAAACGTACAAACATCATTCCTATCATTGAAGATGCTCGCCACCCCCACAAATATCGCATGCTGGTTG GCATGGTGGATGTCATTTTTGCTGATGTTGCCCAACCTGATCAAACACGAATTGTAGCTTTGAATGCTCACAACTTTCTGAAGAATGGGGGACATTTTGTTATCTCAATTAAG gCTAACTGCATAGACTCAacagcagctcctgaagcagtGTTTGCCTCTGAAGTGAAAAAGATGAGTTCTGAGAACATGAAACCACAGGAGCAGCTCACCCTTGAACCCTACGAAAGAGACCATGCTGTGGTGGTGGGCATCTACAG gCCTCCACCCAAACAGAAGAAATGA